The following coding sequences lie in one Fuerstiella sp. genomic window:
- a CDS encoding CehA/McbA family metallohydrolase, protein MNHVQNKRRSVLCLALCAAVVCGNAVADQPLAANAKRLILGMRSLGSPLPKETTVALQAAIVAEDGTRIHELLKPLTLFEVTINPELRVRTVRGVADPKLQQFGFMPFLVRITNDATVTRKLRISSPQAGPVYAGTSLGSLKRQVQEELQENENVESQRRFLSVEMMDRSPMSSRLSGHRSEYQIALVSSSQAGTHEATVAFDIGQGTQDLGFRSEVPVLFSTAQAVPTVMRIRDFDGRPTTARLEFRDSAGGIYPPQAKRLAPDFFFQPQIYRADGDTVFLPPGDLVLTSSRGPEYLRQRQAVSIPVAENHEILVQLERWINPAEYGFFSGDHHIHGAGCSHYTNPTEGVTPQDMFAQVKGEGLNVGCVLTWGPCFDHQRQYFSPLAADVSEDLTLLKYDLEVSGFGSAALGHVCLLNLSNQTYPGSEGTSTRGWPTWTVPVLRWTREQGGVTGYPHSSLRVVPESAADWLFDMLDDDQDGTLAFRECRGQLLPDDFREVDTDDSGVLTHRELVRSAKQAAGELPNTVIPAMDGGGAMEIFVSTAEGVCDFISAMDTPRIGEWNPWYHLLNCGFPLKLSGETDFPCMSSRRVGQGRVYVDLGQTPKVSFPEWCRGIADGRSYVSDGFAHAVHFEVNGTAPGTVPVSLKTGGVVSVSATVAFAPTVPRAVAYGTHAFDTAREVVGDTRVLHAERNSDWVNGGDRNVEIVVNGTVVSHAAVPADGEPHDLQFSVPVDVSSWIALRQFPQLHTNPVTVVVGEQSVRASRASALWCARATELLWHNRQRFIASAERPTAKKSYERAVARFLTIAESSPDDGLRIPVIELDPILTE, encoded by the coding sequence ATGAACCATGTCCAAAACAAGCGAAGAAGTGTTCTGTGCCTGGCGTTGTGCGCGGCTGTTGTGTGCGGCAATGCTGTGGCAGATCAGCCGCTCGCAGCGAATGCAAAGCGTCTGATATTGGGCATGCGAAGCCTGGGGTCACCGCTTCCGAAAGAAACCACAGTTGCGCTGCAGGCGGCGATTGTGGCTGAGGATGGGACGAGGATTCATGAATTATTGAAGCCGCTGACTCTGTTTGAAGTGACGATCAATCCGGAACTCCGGGTGAGGACCGTGCGCGGAGTTGCTGATCCGAAACTTCAGCAGTTCGGTTTTATGCCGTTTCTGGTACGGATCACGAATGATGCAACCGTTACCCGCAAACTTCGAATTTCAAGTCCGCAGGCGGGACCTGTCTATGCGGGGACGTCGCTCGGGTCTCTTAAACGACAGGTTCAGGAGGAACTGCAGGAGAATGAGAACGTCGAAAGTCAGCGTCGGTTTCTGAGTGTTGAAATGATGGATCGTTCCCCGATGTCATCACGTCTCAGTGGCCACCGGTCGGAATATCAGATTGCGTTGGTTTCAAGCAGTCAGGCGGGCACGCACGAAGCAACTGTCGCGTTTGATATCGGCCAGGGAACGCAGGATCTCGGGTTTCGCAGTGAGGTTCCGGTTCTGTTCAGCACGGCTCAGGCTGTTCCGACGGTGATGCGCATTCGGGATTTTGACGGGCGTCCAACAACAGCAAGGCTGGAGTTTCGTGATTCCGCGGGAGGAATTTACCCACCGCAGGCAAAACGACTTGCTCCGGATTTCTTTTTTCAGCCTCAGATCTACCGAGCTGATGGCGACACCGTGTTTCTACCTCCGGGCGATCTGGTTTTGACTTCCAGTCGAGGTCCTGAGTACCTGCGACAGCGGCAAGCTGTCTCGATTCCGGTGGCTGAAAATCATGAGATACTGGTGCAGCTTGAACGCTGGATCAACCCCGCTGAGTACGGTTTCTTCAGCGGGGATCATCACATTCATGGTGCCGGCTGTTCGCACTACACGAACCCCACGGAGGGGGTGACACCGCAGGATATGTTTGCTCAGGTCAAGGGGGAGGGGCTTAACGTGGGATGCGTCCTCACCTGGGGGCCATGCTTCGACCATCAGCGTCAGTATTTTTCACCTCTCGCCGCAGATGTCAGTGAAGATCTTACGCTGCTGAAATATGATCTGGAGGTCAGTGGATTCGGGTCGGCAGCTCTGGGACATGTCTGCCTGTTGAATCTCAGCAACCAGACCTATCCCGGGTCGGAAGGTACCAGCACTCGTGGATGGCCAACATGGACGGTCCCCGTACTTCGCTGGACACGCGAGCAGGGTGGCGTAACGGGCTACCCGCATTCATCACTGCGCGTTGTGCCTGAATCTGCAGCAGACTGGCTGTTTGACATGCTGGACGATGATCAGGACGGAACACTGGCGTTCAGAGAGTGTCGCGGACAGTTACTGCCCGATGATTTCCGTGAGGTTGATACGGATGATTCGGGTGTTCTGACACATCGCGAACTCGTACGCAGTGCGAAACAGGCAGCCGGAGAACTTCCAAATACAGTCATTCCGGCAATGGATGGCGGGGGAGCGATGGAAATTTTTGTCAGCACAGCCGAAGGTGTCTGCGATTTTATTAGTGCGATGGATACACCTCGAATCGGAGAATGGAATCCCTGGTATCACCTTCTCAACTGCGGTTTTCCACTGAAGCTTAGCGGCGAAACTGATTTTCCCTGTATGAGCAGTCGACGAGTCGGACAGGGGCGAGTGTATGTCGATCTTGGACAAACTCCGAAAGTCAGCTTTCCGGAGTGGTGTCGGGGAATTGCCGACGGCAGATCCTACGTTTCAGACGGATTTGCACACGCGGTTCACTTCGAAGTCAACGGTACAGCTCCAGGAACTGTTCCGGTCAGCCTGAAAACGGGCGGAGTCGTGTCAGTTTCTGCAACAGTGGCGTTTGCTCCCACGGTGCCGCGAGCGGTTGCTTATGGAACACATGCATTTGACACGGCAAGGGAAGTTGTGGGTGATACAAGAGTTCTGCATGCGGAGCGAAACAGTGACTGGGTTAACGGCGGAGACCGGAACGTGGAAATTGTGGTCAACGGGACAGTTGTGTCTCATGCAGCCGTGCCGGCGGACGGTGAACCTCATGATTTACAGTTTTCTGTACCGGTCGATGTCAGCAGCTGGATTGCCTTGCGCCAGTTTCCTCAGCTGCACACGAATCCCGTGACCGTTGTGGTCGGCGAACAGTCCGTTCGGGCATCACGGGCGAGTGCATTATGGTGTGCCAGGGCAACAGAATTGCTTTGGCACAACCGGCAACGATTCATTGCGTCTGCCGAACGTCCGACTGCGAAAAAGTCGTATGAACGTGCGGTGGCACGGTTTTTGACGATAGCGGAGTCATCTCCGGATGACGGATTGCGGATACCTGTGATTGAACTGGATCCGATTCTGACGGAATAG
- a CDS encoding metallophosphoesterase, whose translation MIGDIHGYADELVQLLEMLGYTETRGCFRHQTRRAVFCGDLIDRGPQIRDTVKIIRNMVGHESACAVMGNHEFNAIAYHTPHPYQPGRWCRAHSIRNTKQHQATLEQFSDQELSEILDWFRELPIAIDLGDVRVVHACWDMSQIAILENAQPAGDRFNAAFVAEAVDPMHPFGKAIERVLKGPEVLLPGSMTVTDREGHARRRVRVRWFDSPDEHSLGSYIFPDVPGLRDVPVPNVAASVPYSSDAPPLFIGHYWLRNDDQLIMRPNLACVDLSVAKQGMLCAYRFNGETVLNRKSFVKIPARDHTSCRS comes from the coding sequence GTGATTGGTGACATCCACGGCTACGCAGACGAACTGGTACAACTGCTGGAAATGCTTGGTTATACGGAGACTCGCGGATGTTTTCGTCATCAGACACGTCGCGCCGTGTTTTGCGGTGACCTGATTGATCGTGGTCCGCAGATTCGCGACACCGTCAAGATCATCCGTAATATGGTCGGACATGAGTCGGCCTGTGCGGTCATGGGCAATCACGAGTTTAATGCGATCGCTTATCACACACCCCATCCGTATCAGCCTGGTCGATGGTGTCGGGCTCACAGTATTCGCAACACAAAGCAGCATCAGGCAACACTGGAGCAGTTTAGTGATCAGGAACTCAGCGAGATTCTGGATTGGTTCCGCGAACTGCCAATAGCCATTGATCTGGGTGATGTTCGGGTTGTTCATGCCTGCTGGGATATGAGCCAGATTGCAATTCTGGAAAATGCTCAGCCTGCAGGAGACCGCTTCAACGCTGCGTTTGTGGCAGAGGCTGTCGATCCGATGCACCCTTTTGGCAAGGCGATTGAGCGCGTACTTAAAGGGCCTGAAGTGCTGCTTCCCGGCAGTATGACGGTCACTGACAGAGAAGGTCATGCGCGCCGTCGTGTTCGTGTTCGCTGGTTCGATTCCCCTGATGAGCACAGTCTGGGAAGTTATATATTTCCGGACGTGCCCGGGCTGCGCGACGTGCCGGTTCCGAATGTGGCTGCATCAGTTCCGTATTCGTCGGATGCGCCGCCTCTGTTCATCGGACACTACTGGCTGCGGAATGATGACCAGTTGATCATGCGGCCCAATCTGGCTTGTGTTGATCTCAGTGTGGCGAAACAGGGGATGTTGTGTGCTTACCGTTTTAACGGTGAAACCGTACTCAACAGGAAGTCATTTGTCAAAATTCCGGCACGCGATCATACCTCCTGCAGGTCATAA
- a CDS encoding excinuclease ABC subunit UvrA: MQPNSIRIRGARTHNLRCIDVDIPLRQMTVITGLSGSGKSSLAHDTMFAEGQRRYLESVSIPSHQVIRAIRRPDVDEVSGMPPTVSVDQRVSLVPARSTVAVTTEIYDYLRLLYARCGVVHCTTCHRPVQCRTIDEIVCQVMRYPDRTRFMLLAPLVHDCRGSHQQVLERVARHGLVRVRIDGELFDLGDVTDLDASQKHSVDAVIDRLILKDGVKSRLHESISLAIRESGGACIVSVQRDGEWHDHCFNTRHECPECGVGYPEPDPGIFSFSSGRGACSRCEGLGVEGVADDSEDITVFRKKICAACGGTRLQRLASGVCFGDMTLPDFTALSVSRAQSVVQQWQGSLMESEQSPPEGFTIRSESRAAALRILPDLSRRLAGLARTGLKYLTLNRSTQSLSGGEYQRCRLAGCLATNIHGACYLLDEPTSGLHPQDTQQLLNILFELRDAGATLVVVEHDPEVISGADHLIEIGPGAGAEGGQLLYSGPPAARSGATPTDRMLNDPFKRVSPVESAVGNTPEDNVTVRGARTHNLQDVTVSIPLNRFVCVTGVSGSGKSSLIKDTVYPLVRASCDSLRQIKTTLADVECRDIEGLENVERVIFVDSRPVGRNRRSCLATHCGVWNEVRKLFARTREARSRGLAAGQFSFNTGSGRCTLCKGTGIQEFRMSLLPDAEVPCPECHGRRFGSEVLHVQFGGLTVHDVLNLRVDQALHVFSEINSVVRRLVPFQQVGLGYLTLGQPTATYSGGEAQRVRLAAELHESVDRKTLCILDEPTRGLHESDVERLLNILRGLVDCGHSAIVIEHNIQVIRAADWIIDMGPGAASQGGTVVAEGTPESLHDNPNSVTGRWL; the protein is encoded by the coding sequence ATGCAGCCGAACTCTATTCGAATACGCGGGGCACGCACTCATAATCTCAGGTGTATCGATGTGGACATTCCGCTTCGGCAGATGACTGTGATTACAGGGTTGAGTGGTTCAGGCAAGAGTTCTTTGGCTCATGATACGATGTTTGCTGAAGGTCAGCGCCGGTATCTGGAAAGTGTGTCGATTCCGTCACATCAGGTGATACGGGCCATCAGGCGTCCCGACGTGGATGAAGTGAGCGGTATGCCCCCGACGGTGAGTGTCGACCAGCGGGTCAGTCTGGTGCCGGCTCGAAGCACGGTTGCGGTGACCACCGAAATCTACGACTACCTGCGACTGCTTTATGCCCGCTGTGGTGTCGTTCACTGTACAACCTGTCATCGCCCGGTGCAGTGCCGCACCATCGATGAGATTGTGTGTCAGGTCATGCGTTATCCGGACCGAACCCGGTTTATGCTGCTTGCGCCCCTGGTGCATGATTGTCGGGGAAGTCATCAGCAGGTGCTGGAGCGTGTGGCACGACACGGACTGGTGCGGGTTCGTATCGATGGGGAATTATTTGACCTGGGAGATGTTACTGATCTGGATGCATCGCAAAAACACAGTGTGGATGCCGTGATTGATCGTCTGATTCTGAAAGACGGTGTGAAGTCACGTCTGCATGAGTCGATTTCACTGGCGATACGTGAAAGTGGTGGTGCCTGTATTGTCAGTGTTCAGCGGGACGGAGAATGGCATGATCATTGTTTCAATACTCGCCACGAATGTCCTGAATGCGGCGTCGGTTATCCGGAACCGGATCCCGGGATCTTCAGTTTTAGTTCCGGACGGGGAGCCTGTTCGCGATGTGAAGGACTGGGGGTGGAAGGAGTCGCAGATGATTCCGAAGACATCACCGTATTCCGAAAGAAAATATGTGCGGCGTGCGGGGGGACCAGGCTTCAGAGGCTGGCGTCGGGAGTCTGTTTTGGTGATATGACTCTTCCGGACTTCACAGCCCTGTCAGTGAGTCGTGCACAAAGTGTGGTTCAGCAGTGGCAGGGTTCTTTGATGGAATCGGAGCAGTCACCACCGGAAGGATTCACGATTCGATCGGAATCACGGGCGGCCGCACTGCGCATTCTTCCGGATCTGTCGCGACGGTTGGCAGGCCTGGCACGGACAGGTCTGAAGTATTTGACGTTGAATCGGTCGACGCAGTCCCTTTCCGGTGGAGAGTATCAGCGTTGCCGTCTCGCCGGCTGTCTGGCCACAAACATCCACGGTGCCTGCTATCTGCTGGATGAACCCACCAGCGGTCTGCACCCTCAGGATACACAGCAACTGCTGAACATCCTGTTCGAACTGCGCGACGCGGGTGCAACATTGGTAGTTGTGGAACACGATCCCGAGGTGATTAGCGGCGCAGATCATCTAATTGAGATCGGTCCCGGTGCCGGCGCCGAAGGCGGTCAGCTGTTGTATTCGGGACCACCTGCGGCACGGTCTGGTGCTACGCCGACCGATCGTATGCTGAATGATCCGTTCAAACGTGTCTCACCGGTTGAGTCAGCCGTCGGCAACACGCCCGAGGATAATGTGACCGTCCGCGGAGCGCGTACTCACAATCTACAGGATGTGACGGTATCGATTCCGCTGAATCGTTTCGTCTGTGTCACCGGAGTCAGCGGTTCGGGCAAGAGTAGTCTCATTAAGGATACAGTTTATCCGCTCGTGCGGGCTTCGTGCGATTCTCTGAGGCAGATAAAGACCACGCTGGCGGATGTGGAATGTCGGGATATTGAGGGACTGGAAAACGTGGAACGCGTTATCTTCGTTGACAGTCGTCCGGTGGGTCGAAATCGCCGAAGTTGTCTGGCTACTCACTGCGGCGTCTGGAATGAAGTGCGTAAACTGTTTGCCCGGACCAGAGAAGCACGTTCACGCGGACTGGCTGCTGGACAGTTCAGCTTCAACACCGGCAGCGGACGCTGTACGCTCTGCAAAGGAACGGGAATTCAGGAATTCCGAATGAGCCTGCTCCCGGACGCGGAGGTGCCGTGTCCGGAGTGTCACGGGCGGCGATTCGGCAGTGAAGTTCTTCATGTTCAGTTTGGCGGTCTTACAGTCCATGACGTACTGAACCTGCGTGTTGACCAGGCACTGCATGTATTCAGTGAAATCAATTCAGTTGTTCGGCGACTTGTTCCGTTTCAGCAGGTTGGCCTGGGTTACCTGACGTTGGGGCAGCCGACGGCCACCTATTCCGGGGGAGAAGCACAGCGTGTGCGTCTGGCGGCTGAATTACACGAATCGGTTGACCGCAAAACATTGTGCATTTTGGACGAACCCACACGCGGTTTGCACGAGTCCGATGTGGAACGCCTGTTGAACATTCTTCGAGGACTTGTGGATTGCGGTCATTCTGCCATCGTGATCGAGCACAACATTCAGGTTATTCGTGCTGCCGACTGGATCATTGACATGGGACCAGGCGCGGCCTCTCAGGGCGGGACTGTTGTAGCCGAGGGGACACCGGAATCGCTGCATGACAATCCAAACAGTGTGACAGGCAGGTGGCTGTGA
- a CDS encoding MotA/TolQ/ExbB proton channel family protein: MTAFDQAGWMNIDFTKLLPLLESLSGFMVLIILCAAALHLCAYMVLWVWYRRDLKGIAGCLDDFTRGLQHRSVLGRTSPLINQIDAFVADVNDVINDPSRDKDRRTCLQRMHILDERRSYLESLSFETAGNVTRTMIEAYPLAGVLGTILAIGAALQSPETADISETMSGIVSRFGDAIWSTFCGLSAAIVLMFVNSILETRFERLTQIRSHVRDIVAGAKRELAMVGSRSEDVHCAEQEPE, from the coding sequence GTGACAGCTTTCGATCAGGCCGGATGGATGAACATCGATTTCACGAAACTGCTACCGCTGCTGGAGTCTCTATCCGGGTTCATGGTCCTCATTATTCTGTGTGCTGCTGCGCTCCATCTGTGTGCGTACATGGTGTTGTGGGTCTGGTATCGTCGGGATCTTAAAGGTATTGCCGGATGTCTGGATGATTTTACCCGAGGGCTGCAGCACCGCAGTGTACTGGGAAGGACATCGCCACTGATCAATCAAATCGATGCGTTTGTGGCCGACGTTAACGATGTTATTAATGATCCGTCTCGGGACAAGGACCGTCGGACGTGTCTTCAGAGAATGCACATTCTTGATGAACGCCGCAGTTATCTGGAATCCCTGTCGTTCGAAACTGCCGGAAATGTGACACGGACAATGATCGAGGCTTATCCTCTGGCCGGAGTTCTCGGAACGATTCTGGCCATTGGAGCCGCACTGCAGAGTCCCGAAACAGCAGATATCTCCGAAACAATGTCGGGCATTGTGTCACGGTTCGGAGATGCGATTTGGTCTACGTTTTGCGGACTGTCTGCAGCGATCGTGCTCATGTTCGTTAACAGCATACTGGAAACACGGTTCGAACGATTGACGCAAATTCGGAGTCATGTACGTGACATCGTCGCCGGAGCCAAACGGGAACTTGCCATGGTGGGCAGCCGTTCGGAAGATGTTCACTGTGCTGAGCAGGAACCTGAGTGA